The DNA region GAGCTCCTGACCTTATTCATACTAATGAGTGCTGGTTCTCTGGCTTACGCTTGGGTGCATAAGCAGTGGCTGATGGTCATTATCCCCGTAGTTTTGCTCAGCGCAGGTTTTGGCATCAGCCAATACGACTGGGTGACACCTCGTCCGGAAGACACAACTAAAGTCGCCTTAATCCAAGGTAATGTTGATCAGAATCTAAAATGGCTACCAAGCCAACGCTGGCCAACCATCATGAAGTATGCCGACTTAACGCGTGAAAACTGGGATGCCGACATCATCGTTTGGCCTGAGGCTGCGATTCCGGCATTTGAAATCGAAGTCCCGTCGTTCTTGAGAAACATCGATGCTGCGGCGAAAATGAATAACAGCGCGATCATCACCGGCGTGGTTAACCAAGGAGAAGACGGCCAGTTCTACAACAGCATTCTCTCACTGGGTGTGAATCCATACGGCGATTACAGCTTTGATTTAGACAAACGCTATCACAAGCATCACTTACTTCCATTTGGTGAATTTGTTCCATTTGAAGAGGTGTTACGTCCATTAGCGCCCTTCTTCAATTTACCGATGTCATCGTTCAGCCGTGGCGATTTCGTACAACCAAACATTGTGGCGAATGGTAAACATATGGACCCGGCTTTGTGCTACGAGATCATCTTTAGCGAACAAGTTCGTCAGAACGTCACAGACGATACTGACTTCATACTAACGCTATCAAATGATGCTTGGTTCGGTCACTCCATTGGTCCACTACAACATATGGAAATCGCACGCATGCGTGCATTGGAGCTTGGAAAACCGCTAATTCGTTCAACCAATAATGGTTTGACAGCTGTTACTGATCATAAAGGTAAGATCATCGAGCAAATCCCTCAGTTTGAGACAGCGGTATTGCGCGCAGAGTTGGTTCCGACAGACGGACAAACACCTTATCGCACCTTTGGTACTTGGCCATTATATATCTGGGCAGCACTGAGCCTTATATTGGCTTGGTGGTTACCAAGAAAACGCAAATAACATCAAAAAAAGAGGCTCTGGTAGCCTCTTTTTTATTGCGTTGTATTTTTTGACTGCATGTTATGGCTTGAGAGATTGGCGACTAAAACCAGTATGATTACACTTGATGCATGGAATTATGACCGTTGGATGGTTGTAAGTGGTTTTATGACCACATTCATCACAGACCAATGTCCCGAGCCCGATGACTTCGCCCGCTTCATACAAGCCTTGATGCTCTAAATCATCGAACAACTCAACCCACTCAACTTTAGTTTTATCGGTAATATCCAGTAAACCTTGCCAGATTGAATCGGCAATGGTGAGATAAAAAGGCCCGCTTTTTCCTTCCTCATAGCTGTCGGAGAACTCTTTTAAATCGGCTTTTACGTAAGCTGAAATTAGTGAGAGCTCATCTTTGGTCATGTCGTTAGCGGCATCCACGACTTTGCCCGACGTTTCGAATACTTTGTTAACTTCATCCGGACTGTGCTTCAAGGTTTCCATCACATCCTCGAGCATTTCCTCATAACCTGCTTTACGTTTAGGCATAACTGACCTCCATCTTTCCACTACCAAGCGTCACTTCGAGGCGCATGGGTACAGATTGGCTATTGTTGTGATCCCTAGCTTTAGGTATTCTATGACGATCTATTTAAGTCTGTTCTAACCGAACTCACAAATTCCAAGATAACCGGATACCATCGATGCAAGAACAATACAATCCACAAGACCTTGAACAAAAAGTTCAAAAGCACTGGGATGACAACAATACCTTTGTTGTAAGTGAAGACCCAAACAAAGAAAAATTCTACTGTCTATCCATGTTCCCATACCCAAGTGGTCGACTGCACATGGGTCACGTGCGCAACTACACCATCGGTGACGTAGTATCTCGTTTCCAACGCCTACAAGGCAAAAACGTAATGCAACCAATCGGTTGGGATGCATTCGGTCTACCTGCGGAAAACGCGGCAGTAAAAAACAACACTGCACCGGCGCCTTGGACTTACGAAAACATTGAATACATGAAGAACCAACTTAAGCTTCTTGGCTTTGGTTACGACTGGAATCGTGAATTCGCAACCTGTACGCCAGAATACTACCGTTGGGAACAAGAGTTCTTCACTAAGCTTTACGAGAAAGGTCTGGTTTACAAGAAGACCTCTTCTGTTAACTGGTGTCCAAACGATCAAACTGTTCTTGCAAACGAACAGGTTGAAGACGGCTGTTGCTGGCGTTGTGATACTCCGGTAGAACAAAAAGAAATTCCACA from Vibrio hyugaensis includes:
- a CDS encoding zinc ribbon-containing protein — encoded protein: MPKRKAGYEEMLEDVMETLKHSPDEVNKVFETSGKVVDAANDMTKDELSLISAYVKADLKEFSDSYEEGKSGPFYLTIADSIWQGLLDITDKTKVEWVELFDDLEHQGLYEAGEVIGLGTLVCDECGHKTTYNHPTVIIPCIKCNHTGFSRQSLKP
- the lnt gene encoding apolipoprotein N-acyltransferase, translating into MMNVLFHRLKRPLVAAFVGASTTLAFAPYQLWPIAILSPAILLILLANQSPKRALWIGYAWGLGQFSTGVSWVYVSIAGFGGMPLIANLFLMGLLIAYLSIYTGLFAWLSNKFFPQLTLTKALLAAPALWLVTDWLRGWVMTGFPWLWLGYSQIDGPLASFAPIGGVELLTLFILMSAGSLAYAWVHKQWLMVIIPVVLLSAGFGISQYDWVTPRPEDTTKVALIQGNVDQNLKWLPSQRWPTIMKYADLTRENWDADIIVWPEAAIPAFEIEVPSFLRNIDAAAKMNNSAIITGVVNQGEDGQFYNSILSLGVNPYGDYSFDLDKRYHKHHLLPFGEFVPFEEVLRPLAPFFNLPMSSFSRGDFVQPNIVANGKHMDPALCYEIIFSEQVRQNVTDDTDFILTLSNDAWFGHSIGPLQHMEIARMRALELGKPLIRSTNNGLTAVTDHKGKIIEQIPQFETAVLRAELVPTDGQTPYRTFGTWPLYIWAALSLILAWWLPRKRK